A portion of the Homo sapiens chromosome 16, GRCh38.p14 Primary Assembly genome contains these proteins:
- the CPNE7 gene encoding copine-7 isoform X11 translates to MSAGSERGAAATPGGLPAPCASKVELRLSCRHLLDRDPLTKSDPSVALLQQAQGQWVQVGRTEVVRSSLHPVFSKVFTVDYYFEEVQRLRFEVYDTHGPSGFSCQEDDFLGGMECTLGQIVAQKKVTRPLLLKFGRNAGKSTITVIAEDISGNNGYVELSFRARKLDDKDLFSKSDPFLELYRVNDDQGLQLVYRTEVVKNNLNPVWEAFKVSLSSLCSCEETRPLKCLVWDYDSRGKHDFIGEFSTTFEEMQKAFEEGQAQWDCVNPKYKQKRRSYKNSGVVVLADLKFHRVYSFLDYIMGGCQIHFTTKRERGETGVSV, encoded by the exons ATGAGCGCGGGCTCGGAGCGCGGGGCGGCGGCAACCCCCGGGGGTTTGCCCGCGCCCTGCGCCTCGAAGGTGGAGCTGCGGCTCAGCTGCCGGCACCTGCTGGACCGCGACCCGCTCACCAAGTCCGACCCCAGCGTGGCGTTGCTGCAGCAGGCGCAGGGCCAGTGGGTGCAG GTGGGCAGAACCGAGGTGGTCCGGAGCAGCCTGCATCCCGTGTTCTCCAAGGTCTTCACGGTGGACTACTACTTCGAGGAGGTGCAGAGGCTGCGCTTTGAGGTGTACGACACGCATGGGCCCAGCGGCTTCAGCTGTCAGGAGGACGATTTCCTGGGGGGCATGGAGTGCACCCTGGGGCAG ATTGTGGCCCAGAAGAAGGTGACCCGCCCGCTGCTGCTCAAGTTTGGCAGGAACGCTGGCAAGTCCACCATCACG GTGATCGCCGAGGACATCTCGGGGAACAACGGCTACGTGGAGCTCTCCTTCCGGGCCAGGAAGCTGGACGACAAG GACCTCTTCAGCAAGTCCGACCCCTTCCTGGAGCTCTACAGGGTCAACGACGACCAGGGCTTGCAGCTGGTGTACAGGACGGAG GTGGTGAAGAACAACCTGAACCCGGTGTGGGAGGCCTTCAAAGTCTCTCTGAGTTCCCTCTGCAGCTGCGAGGAGACAAGGCCTCTAAAG TGCCTGGTCTGGGATTACGACTCTCGAGGAAAGCACGACTTCATCGGAGAATTCTCTACCACCTTCGAGGAGATGCAGAAGGCCTTTGAGGAGGGGCAG GCCCAGTGGGACTGTGTGAACCCCAAATACAAGCAGAAGAGACGCAGTTATAAGAACTCAGGAGTGGTCGTCCTGGCTGACCTCAAG TTCCACAGGGTGTACTCCTTCCTGGACTATATCATGGGCGGCTGCCAGATCCACTTCACC ACAAAACGTGAACGAGGAGAAACTGGAGTGAGCGTTTGA
- the CPNE7 gene encoding copine-7 isoform X10, which yields MSAGSERGAAATPGGLPAPCASKVELRLSCRHLLDRDPLTKSDPSVALLQQAQGQWVQVHLQVGRTEVVRSSLHPVFSKVFTVDYYFEEVQRLRFEVYDTHGPSGFSCQEDDFLGGMECTLGQIVAQKKVTRPLLLKFGRNAGKSTITVIAEDISGNNGYVELSFRARKLDDKDLFSKSDPFLELYRVNDDQGLQLVYRTEVVKNNLNPVWEAFKVSLSSLCSCEETRPLKCLVWDYDSRGKHDFIGEFSTTFEEMQKAFEEGQAQWDCVNPKYKQKRRSYKNSGVVVLADLKFHRVYSFLDYIMGGCQIHFTTKRERGETGVSV from the exons ATGAGCGCGGGCTCGGAGCGCGGGGCGGCGGCAACCCCCGGGGGTTTGCCCGCGCCCTGCGCCTCGAAGGTGGAGCTGCGGCTCAGCTGCCGGCACCTGCTGGACCGCGACCCGCTCACCAAGTCCGACCCCAGCGTGGCGTTGCTGCAGCAGGCGCAGGGCCAGTGGGTGCAG GTGCACTTGCAGGTGGGCAGAACCGAGGTGGTCCGGAGCAGCCTGCATCCCGTGTTCTCCAAGGTCTTCACGGTGGACTACTACTTCGAGGAGGTGCAGAGGCTGCGCTTTGAGGTGTACGACACGCATGGGCCCAGCGGCTTCAGCTGTCAGGAGGACGATTTCCTGGGGGGCATGGAGTGCACCCTGGGGCAG ATTGTGGCCCAGAAGAAGGTGACCCGCCCGCTGCTGCTCAAGTTTGGCAGGAACGCTGGCAAGTCCACCATCACG GTGATCGCCGAGGACATCTCGGGGAACAACGGCTACGTGGAGCTCTCCTTCCGGGCCAGGAAGCTGGACGACAAG GACCTCTTCAGCAAGTCCGACCCCTTCCTGGAGCTCTACAGGGTCAACGACGACCAGGGCTTGCAGCTGGTGTACAGGACGGAG GTGGTGAAGAACAACCTGAACCCGGTGTGGGAGGCCTTCAAAGTCTCTCTGAGTTCCCTCTGCAGCTGCGAGGAGACAAGGCCTCTAAAG TGCCTGGTCTGGGATTACGACTCTCGAGGAAAGCACGACTTCATCGGAGAATTCTCTACCACCTTCGAGGAGATGCAGAAGGCCTTTGAGGAGGGGCAG GCCCAGTGGGACTGTGTGAACCCCAAATACAAGCAGAAGAGACGCAGTTATAAGAACTCAGGAGTGGTCGTCCTGGCTGACCTCAAG TTCCACAGGGTGTACTCCTTCCTGGACTATATCATGGGCGGCTGCCAGATCCACTTCACC ACAAAACGTGAACGAGGAGAAACTGGAGTGAGCGTTTGA
- the CPNE7 gene encoding copine-7 isoform X9 produces MSAGSERGAAATPGGLPAPCASKVELRLSCRHLLDRDPLTKSDPSVALLQQAQGQWVQVGRTEVVRSSLHPVFSKVFTVDYYFEEVQRLRFEVYDTHGPSGFSCQEDDFLGGMECTLGQIVAQKKVTRPLLLKFGRNAGKSTITVIAEDISGNNGYVELSFRARKLDDKDLFSKSDPFLELYRVNDDQGLQLVYRTEVVKNNLNPVWEAFKVSLSSLCSCEETRPLKCLVWDYDSRGKHDFIGEFSTTFEEMQKAFEEGQAQWDCVNPKYKQKRRSYKNSGVVVLADLKFHRVYSFLDYIMGGCQIHFTVAIDFTASNGDPRNSCSLHYINPYQPNEYLKALVSVGEICQDYDSDKRFSALGFGARIPPKYEVSHDFAINFNPEDDECEGIQGVVEAYQNCLPRVQLYGPTNVAPIISKVARVAAAEESTGKAS; encoded by the exons ATGAGCGCGGGCTCGGAGCGCGGGGCGGCGGCAACCCCCGGGGGTTTGCCCGCGCCCTGCGCCTCGAAGGTGGAGCTGCGGCTCAGCTGCCGGCACCTGCTGGACCGCGACCCGCTCACCAAGTCCGACCCCAGCGTGGCGTTGCTGCAGCAGGCGCAGGGCCAGTGGGTGCAG GTGGGCAGAACCGAGGTGGTCCGGAGCAGCCTGCATCCCGTGTTCTCCAAGGTCTTCACGGTGGACTACTACTTCGAGGAGGTGCAGAGGCTGCGCTTTGAGGTGTACGACACGCATGGGCCCAGCGGCTTCAGCTGTCAGGAGGACGATTTCCTGGGGGGCATGGAGTGCACCCTGGGGCAG ATTGTGGCCCAGAAGAAGGTGACCCGCCCGCTGCTGCTCAAGTTTGGCAGGAACGCTGGCAAGTCCACCATCACG GTGATCGCCGAGGACATCTCGGGGAACAACGGCTACGTGGAGCTCTCCTTCCGGGCCAGGAAGCTGGACGACAAG GACCTCTTCAGCAAGTCCGACCCCTTCCTGGAGCTCTACAGGGTCAACGACGACCAGGGCTTGCAGCTGGTGTACAGGACGGAG GTGGTGAAGAACAACCTGAACCCGGTGTGGGAGGCCTTCAAAGTCTCTCTGAGTTCCCTCTGCAGCTGCGAGGAGACAAGGCCTCTAAAG TGCCTGGTCTGGGATTACGACTCTCGAGGAAAGCACGACTTCATCGGAGAATTCTCTACCACCTTCGAGGAGATGCAGAAGGCCTTTGAGGAGGGGCAG GCCCAGTGGGACTGTGTGAACCCCAAATACAAGCAGAAGAGACGCAGTTATAAGAACTCAGGAGTGGTCGTCCTGGCTGACCTCAAG TTCCACAGGGTGTACTCCTTCCTGGACTATATCATGGGCGGCTGCCAGATCCACTTCACC GTGGCCATTGACTTCACCGCCTCCAATGGAGACCCGCGGAACAGCTGCTCCCTGCACTACATCAACCCCTACCAGCCGAACGAGTACCTGAAGGCACTGGTGTCCGTGGGCGAGATCTGCCAGGACTATGACAG TGACAAGAGGTTTTCCGCTTTGGGGTTTGGAGCCCGGATCCCTCCCAAGTATGAG GTGTCCCATGACTTTGCCATCAATTTCAACCCTGAGGACGATGAGTGTGAAG GCATCCAGGGCGTGGTGGAGGCCTACCAGAACTGCCTGCCCAGGGTCCAGCTCTACGGCCCCACCAACGTGGCGCCCATCATCTCCAAGGTGGCACGCGTGGCGGCGGCCGAGGAGAGCACCGGGAAAGCCTCT tag